The following coding sequences are from one Candidatus Omnitrophota bacterium window:
- a CDS encoding 4Fe-4S binding protein, with the protein MKRLLIDLDACSKCEECGMLCSYIQHPGNNGVTNLREFAHFAINCRRCDDAPCVASCPWEALELQDTNMLKRYMMRCTSCKSCSRACPFGVIYPETIPFVISRCDYCLGRLKEDESPICLQSCTHGGIKYGEFEEDQEGHLFKASEYLMVKTDYKWERIEQPPKKR; encoded by the coding sequence ATGAAACGACTGCTAATTGATTTAGACGCGTGTTCGAAATGCGAAGAGTGCGGGATGCTCTGCAGTTACATCCAGCATCCCGGCAATAACGGCGTAACAAACTTAAGAGAGTTCGCGCATTTCGCGATTAATTGCAGGCGATGCGATGACGCGCCATGCGTGGCATCGTGCCCATGGGAAGCGCTGGAACTACAGGATACGAATATGCTAAAGCGATATATGATGCGCTGCACCTCCTGTAAAAGCTGTTCGCGCGCATGCCCATTCGGTGTAATATATCCCGAGACGATACCGTTCGTTATCTCCCGGTGTGATTACTGCCTGGGCCGGCTAAAAGAGGACGAATCGCCTATATGCCTGCAGTCGTGCACACATGGCGGAATAAAATACGGTGAGTTTGAGGAAGATCAGGAAGGCCATCTATTCAAAGCCTCGGAATATCTTATGGTAAAGACGGATTATAAATGGGAGCGGATAGAGCAGCCGCCTAAGAAGCGATGA
- a CDS encoding NADH-quinone oxidoreductase subunit H, giving the protein MSILEYLFLFLVFPGFLFSGSMGLLIGWIDRKVTARLQYRVGPPWYQNFIDIIKLMYKETLIPQGASTRVFFAMPLIAMACATLVSTILLVLNWAPDSGFVGDLIVVVYLLMVPPIALMLGGFASGNPLASLGSSREMKLMLSYELPFLLALTVPIIKSGYAINVGSIITCQQESGLFIASISGVLSFIVMIFCIQAKAGFVPFDMPEAETEIASGPYIEYSGRALAVFKITKAIILFVLPALLITLYFGGIVFTPRGLLNAVGQYLLILVVMIVIKNTNPRVRIDQAVRFFWRIPTALAVVAIILAYFRM; this is encoded by the coding sequence ATGAGTATATTAGAGTACCTATTTTTATTTTTAGTATTTCCCGGATTCCTTTTTTCCGGTTCTATGGGGCTTTTAATCGGCTGGATTGACAGGAAAGTCACCGCGCGCCTGCAGTATCGCGTCGGCCCGCCATGGTATCAGAATTTTATAGACATAATAAAGCTTATGTACAAAGAGACTCTTATCCCTCAAGGCGCGTCCACCAGGGTATTTTTCGCGATGCCTCTTATCGCGATGGCATGCGCTACTTTAGTCTCCACAATACTCTTGGTATTAAATTGGGCGCCTGACAGCGGATTTGTAGGCGATCTTATAGTTGTGGTATATCTATTGATGGTCCCTCCCATAGCGCTTATGCTCGGAGGTTTCGCGTCGGGTAATCCGCTCGCTTCCCTTGGCAGCTCAAGAGAGATGAAGCTGATGCTCTCTTATGAATTACCGTTTTTGTTAGCGCTTACAGTGCCCATAATAAAGTCCGGTTACGCAATAAACGTGGGCAGCATAATTACCTGTCAGCAGGAAAGCGGATTATTTATCGCCAGTATATCCGGAGTTCTTTCATTTATTGTAATGATATTCTGTATCCAGGCGAAGGCGGGATTTGTTCCGTTCGATATGCCGGAGGCGGAGACAGAGATAGCGTCCGGCCCATATATAGAATATTCAGGAAGAGCGCTCGCGGTATTTAAGATCACAAAAGCGATAATATTGTTTGTTCTACCGGCGCTTCTTATAACTCTTTATTTTGGAGGTATAGTATTTACGCCGCGGGGACTACTGAACGCGGTTGGACAATATTTGCTTATCCTTGTAGTTATGATTGTTATAAAAAATACGAACCCGCGAGTCAGGATAGATCAGGCAGTAAGGTTTTTCTGGAGAATTCCCACTGCGTTGGCGGTAGTAGCGATAATACTGGCTTATTTTAGGATGTGA
- a CDS encoding NADH-quinone oxidoreductase subunit C, producing the protein MTIGQILKNLNDRFGGKILNMNKGSDKRVYVDIYPKDINEIVRYLFKEAGLRFNTASGVDDFDSLEILYHFSDDSSGIVVSLRALIKDKQDPHVDTITNITRSAWWIERELHELFGIEFNGNSDLRPLLLPDDWPKGVYPMRKDFVPPKRDSRKEDK; encoded by the coding sequence ATGACGATAGGCCAGATTTTAAAAAATTTAAACGATAGATTCGGCGGTAAAATACTCAATATGAACAAAGGATCCGACAAGAGGGTATATGTAGATATATACCCAAAAGATATAAATGAGATTGTTAGATATCTATTTAAAGAAGCGGGGCTGCGTTTTAATACGGCTTCCGGCGTGGATGATTTTGATTCGCTCGAGATCCTGTATCATTTTTCGGATGACTCATCCGGTATAGTTGTTTCACTGAGAGCCCTCATAAAAGATAAGCAGGACCCTCACGTCGATACCATTACCAATATAACAAGGTCCGCGTGGTGGATAGAAAGAGAATTGCATGAACTTTTTGGGATAGAGTTTAACGGTAATTCTGATCTACGGCCGCTGCTTTTACCCGATGATTGGCCAAAAGGCGTATATCCCATGAGAAAAGATTTCGTACCGCCCAAGAGGGACTCGAGGAAGGAAGATAAATGA
- the nuoB gene encoding NADH-quinone oxidoreductase subunit NuoB — protein sequence MGLKEKIFTKSLYVFHVSSGSCNNCDIELIDCLTPRYDVERFGITLVGSIKHADVMLCTGSANRLTIPRIKTLYEQMPKPGYVIVWGACGSSRGLFKDSYNTGQPLDEIIPVDVYIPGCPPRPEAIIDGFAKLMEKIKSKRKSR from the coding sequence ATGGGGCTTAAAGAGAAGATTTTTACCAAATCATTATATGTCTTCCACGTTTCGAGCGGAAGCTGCAATAACTGCGACATAGAATTAATAGATTGTCTTACGCCCCGCTATGACGTGGAAAGATTCGGGATAACGCTTGTCGGAAGCATAAAACACGCGGATGTAATGCTTTGCACGGGGTCGGCAAACAGGCTTACGATACCGAGGATAAAGACCCTTTATGAGCAGATGCCTAAGCCTGGCTATGTTATAGTGTGGGGCGCCTGCGGTTCTTCAAGGGGGCTATTCAAAGATAGCTACAACACAGGTCAGCCGCTGGATGAGATTATACCCGTTGATGTATACATACCGGGATGTCCGCCGCGGCCTGAAGCGATAATCGATGGTTTTGCGAAACTGATGGAAAAGATAAAGTCGAAAAGGAAGTCAAGATGA